Proteins from a genomic interval of Heterodontus francisci isolate sHetFra1 chromosome 31, sHetFra1.hap1, whole genome shotgun sequence:
- the marcksl1b gene encoding MARCKS-related protein 1-B, which produces MGSTLTKPKTQDASGAAAGKINGQENGHVKTNGDVSPSKPDGDAAAVPANGSGTTEGLKEGAESSGDAIEPAPPAEGEGAKTESTETPKKKKKKTLSFKSFKLGKMSFKKTKKPEAAENSPTEEKTEAKAAEETKTTSNEAKESAAEEVKEEKQVEASASEGQESKANNEESPTKEETAAAKEEQQQTSGEEVKQEATEEPTKPAESEEPSSTPAPAEQKEE; this is translated from the exons ATGGGAAGCACGCTTACTAAACCAAAAACCCAGGATGCCAGTGGGGCAGCTGCTGGCAAAATCAATGGCCAG GAAAATGGCCATGTGAAAACCAATGGTGATGTGTCTCCGAGTAAACCTGATGGAGATGCTGCTGCGGTCCCAGCAAACGGAAGTGGCACTACAGAGGGCTTGAAGGAAGGGGCTGAAAGTTCAGGCGATGCGATTGAACCAGCACCACCTGCAGAAGGAGAAGGTGCCAAAACTGAGAGCACTGAGACTcccaagaagaagaagaaaaagacccTGTCTTTCAAGTCATTTAAGCTGGGTAAAATGTCTTTCAAGAAGACCAAGAAACCTGAGGCAGCTGAAAATAGCCCTACTGAAGAAAAAACTGAAGCCAAGGCAGCTGAAGAAACTAAAACAACCAGCAATGAAGCTAAAGAGAGTGCTGCAGAGGAGGTCAAGGAGGAGAAACAAGTAGAAGCGAGTGCTTCTGAGGGACAAGAAAGCAAAGCTAATAATGAAGAGTCTCCGACTAAGGAGGAGACAGCCGCTGCAAAGGAGGAACagcaacagacttcaggagaaGAGGTCAAGCAGGAGGCAACTGAGGAACCCACAAAACCAGCAGAAAGTGAAGAGCCTAGCTCAACACCTGCACCAGCCGAGCAAAAGGAAGAGTAA